A genomic stretch from Caulobacter sp. FWC2 includes:
- the pseH gene encoding UDP-4-amino-4,6-dideoxy-N-acetyl-beta-L-altrosamine N-acetyltransferase — MPDVGLRPVDESDRDRLLAWRNSPQVAAFMYSDHLIGREEHDRWFDGLVGHPRRRDWVVLLDGAPVGLTSLVDIDSGQGRAAIARYLAEESARGLGVGGFTEFKVADHAFQVLDLRKLWSEVLATNEAALASHLSSGFQREALFRAHVVKRGQPTDVIGLGLLAQDWREHRPRLRARLVAKGFTETALDAPL; from the coding sequence GTGCCTGATGTCGGTCTGCGTCCCGTCGACGAAAGCGATCGCGACCGGCTGCTGGCGTGGCGAAACAGCCCCCAGGTCGCAGCCTTCATGTATTCCGACCACCTGATCGGCCGCGAGGAACACGATCGATGGTTCGACGGCCTGGTCGGCCATCCGCGTCGCCGTGACTGGGTTGTTCTGCTGGACGGCGCGCCCGTCGGCCTGACCAGCCTGGTCGATATCGACAGCGGCCAAGGCCGCGCCGCCATAGCCCGCTACCTCGCCGAGGAAAGCGCGCGGGGCCTGGGCGTCGGCGGCTTCACCGAGTTCAAGGTCGCCGACCACGCCTTCCAGGTTCTGGACCTGCGCAAGCTTTGGTCCGAAGTGTTGGCCACCAACGAGGCCGCCCTCGCCTCCCACCTTTCGAGCGGCTTCCAGCGCGAGGCCCTGTTCCGCGCCCACGTCGTCAAGCGGGGCCAGCCAACCGACGTCATAGGCCTCGGCCTGTTGGCCCAGGACTGGCGGGAGCATCGGCCGCGCCTCCGCGCCCGTCTGGTCGCCAAAGGCTTCACCGAGACCGCGCTTGACGCGCCGCTGTGA
- a CDS encoding NAD regulator — translation MNTAVVIGLSAVVVAIRDGEAVVLTVRPHDAITDVASPLSGLPFGPFDPEAHRTFELGLRAFVTAQTRFQLGYVEQLYTFGDKGRDAPRAEVGAGAARVVSVGYLGLTPKAVDTDAPDTAWAPWTRFFPWEDWRIGRPALLDDAIAPALKRWAGDDATKWSRARLAFALDGAPWNEERVLERYELLYEAGLAPEAARDVARADGHDPAEPQALSAALGEPMISDHRRILATGLSRLRGKIKYRPVVFELTPEEFTLSTLQRTVEAIAGVPLHKQNFRRVVEREELVEGLGRLDAETGGRPAELFRFRREMLAARPATGLSLPLLRD, via the coding sequence ATGAACACTGCGGTCGTCATCGGCCTGTCGGCGGTGGTCGTCGCGATCCGCGACGGCGAGGCCGTCGTCCTGACCGTGCGGCCGCACGATGCGATCACCGATGTCGCCTCGCCACTCTCGGGCCTGCCGTTCGGTCCGTTCGATCCCGAGGCGCACCGCACTTTCGAGCTGGGCCTGCGGGCCTTCGTGACCGCACAGACCCGTTTCCAGCTGGGCTATGTCGAGCAGCTCTACACCTTTGGCGACAAGGGCCGCGACGCCCCGCGCGCCGAGGTCGGAGCCGGCGCGGCGCGGGTGGTCTCGGTCGGCTATCTGGGCCTGACGCCCAAGGCCGTCGACACCGACGCCCCCGACACCGCCTGGGCGCCGTGGACGCGGTTCTTCCCCTGGGAGGACTGGCGCATCGGCCGTCCCGCTCTGCTGGACGACGCCATCGCGCCGGCCCTGAAGCGCTGGGCTGGAGACGACGCGACCAAATGGTCCCGCGCCCGCCTGGCCTTCGCCCTGGACGGGGCGCCGTGGAACGAGGAACGCGTCCTGGAGCGCTACGAGCTGCTCTACGAGGCTGGGCTGGCTCCGGAAGCGGCCCGCGACGTGGCCCGCGCCGACGGTCATGATCCCGCCGAGCCCCAGGCCCTGTCGGCGGCCCTGGGCGAGCCAATGATCTCCGACCACCGGCGGATTCTGGCCACCGGCCTCTCGCGCCTGCGCGGCAAGATCAAGTACCGCCCGGTGGTGTTCGAGCTGACGCCGGAGGAGTTCACCCTATCGACCCTGCAGCGCACGGTCGAGGCCATCGCCGGCGTGCCGCTGCACAAGCAGAACTTCCGCCGCGTGGTCGAGCGCGAGGAACTGGTCGAAGGCCTGGGACGCCTCGACGCCGAGACCGGCGGCCGCCCCGCCGAGCTGTTCCGCTTCCGCCGCGAGATGCTGGCCGCTCGGCCGGCTACGGGACTTTCACTTCCGCTGCTGCGGGACTAG
- a CDS encoding cytidylyltransferase domain-containing protein — protein MVLAILQARMSSTRLPGKVLAPVAGAPMILRQIERLRRARKLRRIVVATSIRADDDPLAEVLETAGVPVYRGDLDDVLGRFIGALDAFGPARTVVRLTADCPLADPEVIDATIARFEDTGADYASNVVEPRTFPKGLDVEVMTAAALRRAAVETSDPHDREHVTPYLYGHPDRFRLAGYAQAADEGAVRWTVDRPDDLEFVRAVYDALYAGDPDFTSDAVRAFVRGRPDLAMLGGDRRA, from the coding sequence GTGGTGCTCGCCATCCTGCAAGCGCGCATGTCGTCGACCCGCCTGCCCGGCAAGGTGCTGGCGCCGGTGGCCGGAGCGCCGATGATCCTGCGCCAGATCGAGCGCCTGCGCCGCGCCCGAAAGCTGCGGCGCATCGTGGTCGCCACCTCGATCCGGGCCGACGACGACCCGCTGGCCGAGGTTCTGGAGACAGCGGGCGTCCCCGTATATCGCGGCGACCTCGACGACGTGCTGGGGCGCTTCATCGGCGCCCTTGACGCCTTCGGCCCGGCGCGGACCGTGGTTCGCCTCACCGCGGACTGTCCGCTGGCTGATCCAGAGGTGATCGACGCCACCATCGCGCGGTTCGAGGACACCGGCGCGGACTACGCCTCCAACGTCGTCGAGCCCCGCACCTTCCCCAAAGGCCTGGATGTCGAGGTGATGACCGCCGCCGCCCTGCGCCGCGCCGCTGTCGAGACCAGCGACCCTCACGACCGCGAGCATGTGACGCCCTATCTCTACGGGCATCCGGACCGCTTCCGTCTGGCCGGCTACGCCCAGGCCGCCGACGAGGGCGCGGTGCGCTGGACCGTGGATCGGCCCGACGACCTTGAGTTCGTCCGCGCGGTCTATGACGCGCTCTACGCCGGCGATCCGGACTTCACGTCCGATGCCGTCCGCGCCTTCGTTCGAGGCCGACCGGACCTGGCCATGCTGGGAGGCGATCGTCGTGCCTGA
- a CDS encoding tetratricopeptide repeat protein — MSRKSALEASVSAMAQADVMGAVPIQPGQIVTAMGDSASADALERLKRSAQEIKTAENGKIVGQAIEAVHKQDFAKAEKLAMKLLKKDEQLGLGWHILAIAREKQGDFASSLKCYEAALTLLTDHSSVAGDLGRLAFRMNMFEFAAKFFAHFRLARPDDVEAANNLACALRELNRENEAIEVLKAVLRIHPEAPGLWNTLGTILCNVGDPGGSLVFFDEALRLAPRHSKTLHNRAYAKADLGDIAGALIDGEAAMKESKDPADLVVMEFARATLLLALGRIAEGWQAYEARFSPEIADAPLFHIPAARWSGEDLKGKTLLIVAEQGLGDEVMFSNMLPDILDWLGPDGRLTLVVEHRLKPLLERSFPGVEVSSHRTMKYEGRVYRTAPYIEDWERFDCWAALGDFLRPLRNTVEAFPHRKSFLSPDPERVAYWKAELDKLGPSPKIGLLWKSLSLKGDRARQFSPFQLWEPVLKTPGVTLINLQYGDCEEEIALAKEQFGVEIWQPPGIDLKQDLDELTALCCAVDLIIGFSNATTNLAGAAGAPIWMLTAPAVWTKLGTDAYPWYPQARVFSPPELGQWAPVMAEVAQALREKVAG, encoded by the coding sequence ATGTCCCGTAAAAGCGCCCTCGAAGCGTCCGTCAGCGCCATGGCTCAGGCCGATGTCATGGGCGCCGTGCCCATCCAGCCCGGACAGATCGTGACGGCGATGGGCGATTCGGCGTCCGCCGACGCCCTCGAGCGTCTCAAACGCTCGGCGCAGGAGATCAAGACCGCCGAGAACGGCAAGATCGTCGGCCAGGCGATCGAGGCTGTGCACAAGCAGGATTTCGCCAAGGCCGAGAAGCTGGCCATGAAGCTGCTGAAGAAGGACGAACAGCTGGGCCTGGGCTGGCATATCCTGGCCATCGCGCGCGAGAAACAGGGCGACTTCGCCTCCTCCCTCAAATGCTACGAGGCGGCGCTGACGCTGCTGACCGACCACAGCTCGGTCGCCGGCGACCTGGGACGCCTGGCCTTCCGCATGAACATGTTCGAGTTCGCGGCCAAGTTCTTCGCCCACTTCCGCCTGGCCCGGCCCGACGACGTCGAAGCCGCCAACAACCTGGCCTGCGCCCTTCGCGAACTGAACCGGGAGAACGAGGCGATCGAGGTGCTGAAGGCCGTCTTGCGGATCCATCCCGAAGCCCCGGGCCTCTGGAACACCCTGGGCACCATCCTCTGCAATGTCGGCGACCCCGGCGGCTCGCTCGTCTTCTTCGACGAAGCCCTGCGCCTGGCGCCCAGGCACAGCAAGACGCTCCACAACCGGGCCTATGCCAAGGCGGACCTTGGCGACATCGCCGGCGCGCTGATCGATGGCGAAGCGGCGATGAAAGAATCCAAGGATCCCGCCGACCTGGTGGTGATGGAGTTCGCCCGCGCTACGCTGCTGCTGGCGCTGGGCCGTATCGCCGAGGGCTGGCAGGCCTATGAGGCCCGCTTCTCCCCCGAAATCGCCGACGCTCCCCTCTTCCATATCCCCGCGGCCCGTTGGTCGGGCGAGGACCTCAAGGGCAAGACCCTGCTCATCGTCGCCGAGCAGGGTCTGGGCGACGAGGTCATGTTCTCCAACATGTTGCCCGACATCCTCGACTGGCTGGGCCCCGACGGCAGGCTGACCCTGGTGGTTGAACATCGCCTCAAGCCGCTCCTTGAGCGCTCGTTCCCCGGCGTTGAGGTCAGTTCGCACCGGACCATGAAGTACGAGGGCCGCGTCTATCGCACCGCGCCCTATATCGAGGACTGGGAACGTTTCGACTGTTGGGCCGCCCTCGGCGACTTCCTTCGACCCCTGCGCAACACGGTCGAGGCCTTCCCCCACCGGAAATCGTTCCTGTCGCCCGATCCGGAGCGCGTGGCCTACTGGAAGGCCGAGCTCGACAAGCTGGGCCCATCGCCCAAGATCGGCCTGCTGTGGAAGAGCCTGAGCCTGAAGGGCGACCGAGCGCGTCAGTTCTCGCCGTTCCAGCTTTGGGAACCCGTGCTGAAGACGCCCGGCGTCACGCTCATCAACCTGCAGTACGGCGATTGCGAGGAAGAGATCGCCCTGGCCAAGGAACAGTTCGGGGTCGAGATCTGGCAGCCGCCCGGCATCGACCTGAAGCAGGACCTGGACGAGCTGACCGCCCTGTGTTGCGCGGTCGACCTGATCATCGGCTTCTCCAACGCCACCACCAACCTGGCGGGCGCGGCGGGCGCGCCGATCTGGATGCTCACCGCCCCGGCGGTGTGGACCAAGCTCGGGACCGACGCCTATCCCTGGTATCCGCAAGCGCGGGTTTTCTCGCCGCCAGAGCTTGGCCAATGGGCTCCCGTGATGGCCGAGGTCGCCCAGGCCTTGCGCGAAAAAGTCGCGGGCTAG
- a CDS encoding porin family protein, whose product MKSLITATLIAGSVLAIPMFAQAQNTTEVYGSLNYSQTRTRGADTGAIQGRVGAKLTPNFGVEAEAAGGVDGDTVYTPGGPSSVKMEHQVAGYAVGYLPVTPNLDLLARAGYGTTKFKTNNPAATNFDGSHDSWNYGVGAEYKFDDKNGIRADWTKSEYTKSDLSSNTVAVGYVRKF is encoded by the coding sequence ATGAAGTCTCTCATCACTGCTACCCTCATCGCCGGTTCGGTTCTCGCGATCCCAATGTTCGCCCAGGCTCAGAATACGACCGAGGTCTATGGTTCGCTGAACTATAGCCAAACTCGGACGCGCGGCGCTGACACCGGTGCTATTCAAGGGCGTGTCGGCGCCAAGCTTACGCCTAATTTCGGTGTCGAAGCCGAGGCGGCCGGCGGCGTCGACGGCGACACGGTCTACACGCCCGGCGGTCCTTCCAGCGTGAAGATGGAGCATCAGGTCGCGGGCTACGCGGTCGGCTACCTGCCGGTTACCCCAAATCTCGATCTGCTGGCGCGCGCCGGCTACGGGACAACCAAGTTCAAGACCAACAATCCGGCCGCCACGAACTTCGACGGCAGCCACGACAGCTGGAACTATGGCGTCGGCGCCGAATACAAGTTCGACGACAAGAACGGCATTCGGGCAGATTGGACCAAGTCCGAATATACCAAGAGCGATCTGAGTTCGAACACGGTGGCGGTAGGTTACGTCCGCAAGTTCTAG
- the flbT gene encoding flagellar biosynthesis repressor FlbT, which yields MPLKLSLKPGEKFVLNGAVVQNGDRRGVLVLQNKASVLREKDIMQPDQVTTPARRIYFPVMMMYLDEAAAEKFFEDFAGRLNEFVGVVRNPVVLQDCIAISKHVMAREYYKALMLSRRLIEYEDERLGHVSSGLSAGGDAG from the coding sequence GTGCCTTTGAAGCTGTCGCTGAAGCCCGGCGAAAAGTTCGTTCTCAACGGCGCCGTGGTCCAGAATGGGGATCGGCGCGGAGTTCTGGTGCTCCAGAACAAGGCCTCCGTCCTCCGCGAGAAGGACATCATGCAGCCGGACCAGGTCACGACGCCCGCGCGTCGGATCTATTTCCCGGTGATGATGATGTACCTCGACGAGGCCGCAGCCGAGAAGTTCTTCGAGGACTTCGCGGGTCGCCTTAACGAATTCGTGGGAGTTGTCCGCAATCCTGTGGTTCTGCAGGACTGCATCGCCATTTCGAAGCACGTGATGGCGCGCGAGTACTACAAGGCTCTGATGTTGAGCCGTAGGTTGATTGAATACGAAGACGAGAGGTTGGGGCATGTCTCTTCGGGCTTATCAGCAGGCGGCGACGCGGGCTGA
- a CDS encoding sterol desaturase family protein codes for MLKAPFDPVQLAIPFFVLAIILEILIGRFGKAKANYEARDTAVSLTMGLGSTVAGLLFGGVVFATTVWVWHHRIFTIPMTAVWAWVAVFLLEDLTYYWFHRLAHERRVWWASHVNHHTSTHYNLSTALRQTWTGGVAGTWLLWLPLSFLGFPPAMVAIQKGVSLVYQFWIHTEAIKRMPRWFEAVFNTPSHHRVHHARNARYLDANYAGILIIWDRLFGTFVPEVDEEPCRYGTVKNLGNFNLFHNVFHEWIGIGKDVAASKSPREALGYVFGPPGWSPDGSRDTSHTLKAKWRARMEAGEGASPAAAEVKVP; via the coding sequence ATGCTGAAAGCCCCGTTCGATCCCGTCCAGCTGGCCATCCCGTTCTTCGTGCTGGCCATCATCCTGGAAATCCTGATCGGCCGCTTCGGCAAGGCCAAGGCCAACTACGAGGCGCGCGACACGGCCGTGTCGCTGACCATGGGCTTGGGCAGCACCGTGGCTGGCCTGCTGTTCGGTGGAGTGGTCTTCGCCACGACCGTCTGGGTTTGGCATCATCGGATCTTCACGATCCCGATGACCGCCGTCTGGGCCTGGGTCGCTGTCTTCCTGCTCGAGGACCTGACCTACTACTGGTTCCACCGATTGGCGCACGAGCGGCGCGTCTGGTGGGCCAGCCACGTCAACCATCACACCTCGACCCACTACAACCTGTCGACAGCCCTGCGGCAGACCTGGACCGGCGGCGTCGCCGGCACCTGGCTGCTGTGGCTGCCGCTGTCGTTCCTGGGCTTCCCGCCGGCCATGGTGGCGATCCAGAAGGGCGTCAGCCTCGTCTACCAGTTCTGGATCCATACCGAGGCGATCAAGCGCATGCCGCGCTGGTTCGAGGCGGTGTTCAACACGCCGTCGCATCACCGCGTGCACCACGCTCGCAACGCCCGCTATCTGGACGCCAACTACGCCGGCATCCTGATCATCTGGGATCGCCTGTTCGGCACCTTCGTCCCCGAGGTCGACGAGGAGCCCTGCCGCTATGGCACGGTGAAGAACCTGGGCAACTTCAACCTCTTCCACAACGTCTTCCACGAGTGGATCGGCATCGGCAAGGACGTGGCGGCTTCGAAATCGCCCCGCGAGGCGCTCGGCTATGTGTTCGGCCCGCCCGGCTGGAGCCCCGACGGTTCGCGCGACACCTCCCACACGCTAAAGGCCAAGTGGCGGGCGCGGATGGAAGCGGGCGAGGGCGCTAGTCCCGCAGCAGCGGAAGTGAAAGTCCCGTAG
- a CDS encoding YfbR-like 5'-deoxynucleotidase encodes MAKGLHRGGPPRAWQRMLSGRRLDLLDPSPMDIEIEDIAHGLARVARWNGQTVGDHGFSVAQHSLVVEEIAAHIKPDLEPRWRLAALLHDASEYVIGDMISPFKTALGVSYKDFEARLEDAIHIRFGLPVKTPAPIKKLIKQADRACAFFEATQLAGFEHSESLAIFGAPPTGYDLKITPQPPFEAQARYVQRFHVLSRAAGFESAPGAAFETE; translated from the coding sequence GTGGCCAAAGGGCTGCATAGGGGCGGACCGCCCCGTGCTTGGCAAAGAATGCTCTCCGGACGTCGGCTCGACTTGCTCGATCCGTCGCCGATGGACATCGAGATCGAGGACATCGCCCATGGCCTTGCCCGCGTCGCCCGCTGGAACGGCCAAACGGTCGGCGACCACGGCTTCTCGGTCGCCCAGCACAGCCTGGTGGTCGAGGAGATCGCCGCGCACATCAAGCCGGACCTGGAGCCGCGCTGGCGCTTGGCCGCGCTGCTGCACGACGCCAGCGAATATGTGATCGGCGACATGATCAGCCCGTTCAAGACGGCGCTGGGCGTCAGCTACAAAGACTTCGAGGCCCGACTGGAGGACGCGATCCACATCCGCTTCGGCCTGCCGGTGAAGACCCCCGCCCCGATCAAGAAGCTGATCAAGCAGGCCGACCGCGCCTGCGCCTTCTTCGAGGCCACCCAGTTGGCCGGCTTCGAACATTCGGAGTCCCTGGCGATCTTCGGCGCGCCGCCGACCGGCTATGACCTGAAAATCACGCCGCAGCCGCCGTTCGAGGCTCAGGCCCGCTACGTCCAGCGCTTCCACGTGCTGTCGCGCGCCGCGGGCTTCGAGTCGGCCCCCGGCGCGGCGTTCGAAACGGAATGA
- a CDS encoding universal stress protein, giving the protein MSWARIMVPLAGTSNDKGVLTTAAALAGAFQAELACVHAPADMADLMPWMGEGFMGGVQVTALESLKEAAQEGARACGKLAAETGYPRTRVISLESPVWAGLAMEGRLSDLIVFDDASARGKGPLAESFQQLVADEQRPTLVARPGFRVDGVALVAWDGGKEASRAMRTALPLLQKASSVIVAGAHGASSRAFEPDRLVEFLAARGVTASVKLLEGGNDAASLLLGAAKDVGANLLVAGAFGHPRLQEFIFGGTTRTLLSSEGPSLFLSH; this is encoded by the coding sequence ATGAGTTGGGCGAGAATTATGGTTCCGCTGGCCGGGACTTCGAACGACAAGGGCGTCCTGACCACCGCTGCGGCGCTCGCGGGCGCGTTCCAGGCCGAGTTGGCCTGTGTTCACGCACCCGCTGACATGGCCGACCTGATGCCCTGGATGGGCGAAGGTTTCATGGGCGGCGTCCAGGTCACCGCGCTGGAAAGCCTGAAGGAAGCCGCCCAGGAAGGGGCGCGCGCCTGCGGCAAGCTGGCGGCCGAGACCGGCTATCCGCGCACGCGGGTGATCAGCCTGGAGTCGCCGGTCTGGGCGGGTCTGGCCATGGAAGGTCGCCTGTCGGACCTCATCGTCTTTGACGACGCCTCGGCGCGGGGCAAAGGGCCGTTGGCGGAGTCGTTTCAGCAATTGGTCGCCGACGAGCAGCGCCCGACCCTGGTCGCGCGTCCCGGTTTCCGGGTCGACGGCGTGGCCCTGGTCGCCTGGGATGGCGGCAAGGAGGCCAGCCGGGCCATGCGCACGGCGCTGCCGCTGCTGCAGAAAGCCAGTTCGGTGATCGTGGCGGGAGCGCATGGCGCCTCATCAAGGGCGTTCGAGCCGGATCGGCTGGTCGAGTTCCTGGCCGCGCGCGGCGTCACGGCGAGCGTCAAACTGCTGGAGGGCGGCAACGACGCCGCCAGCCTACTGCTGGGCGCGGCCAAGGACGTCGGGGCGAACCTCCTGGTCGCCGGCGCATTCGGTCATCCTCGGCTGCAGGAGTTCATTTTCGGCGGCACGACCCGCACGCTGCTGAGCAGCGAAGGCCCGTCCCTGTTCCTGTCGCACTAA